A stretch of the Malus domestica chromosome 08, GDT2T_hap1 genome encodes the following:
- the LOC103450652 gene encoding WAT1-related protein At1g21890, whose translation MGDQSARGKLNLFLHKIKPYVAMVSLQFGYAGMYILSMVGLRRGINHFVLSVYRHLIAFAVIAPFALVLERKIRPKMTLGIFLRIMVLGFLEPVFAQNLYFVGMTYTSATFASATANILPAITFIFALIFRLEKVNFKKLPSVAKVIGTAITVTGAMVMTWYKGPIIEFISGQGQSHHTSTTSGEQHWVTGTMMLLARCCGWSGFFIVQSFTLKLYPAELSLTALICLMGALEGAIATFVVEHSMSVWVIGWDYRLLAAAYSGIVCSGIAYYVQGIVMKEQGPVFVTAFSPLAMIITAALAAIILAEQVRLGSILGTILIVIGLYAVVWGKSKDPTTSALLIKDEKAVAHELPITDSKRSSITVDNNTKDSTTGTAGDFKFPIKAQES comes from the exons ATGGGAGACCAAAGTGCAAGAGGAAAATTGAATCTCTTTCTTCACAAGATAAAGCCTTACGTGGCTATGGTTTCTTTGCAATTTGGATATGCAGGAATGTATATTCTCAGCATGGTTGGTTTGAGGCGTGGCATCAATCACTTTGTTCTTTCTGTGTACAGGCATTTGATTGCCTTTGCTGTTATTGCACCATTCGCACTAGTTCTTGAAAG GAAAATAAGGCCAAAAATGACTCTGGGGATCTTCCTAAGAATAATGGTGCTTGGTTTTCTCGA GCCTGTTTTTGCTCAGAACTTGTACTTTGTGGGAATGACATATACCTCAGCAACATTTGCATCTGCCACTGCTAATATCCTCCCTGCCATTACCTTCATTTTTGCACTTATTTTCAG GTTAGAAAAAGTCAATTTCAAGAAGCTGCCTAGTGTAGCAAAGGTGATCGGGACTGCAATCACAGTCACAGGAGCGATGGTGATGACATGGTACAAAGGTCCCATCATTGAATTTATaagtggacaaggacaaagccACCACACCAGCACCACATCCGGCGAACAACATTGGGTCACCGGCACTATGATGCTCCTAGCCCGTTGTTGCGGTTGGTCCGGCTTCTTCATTGTACAA TCTTTCACACTAAAGCTATACCCAGCCGAGCTCTCTCTCACTGCTTTGATATGTTTAATGGGTGCATTGGAAGGGGCCATAGCCACGTTCGTAGTTGAACACAGCATGAGTGTTTGGGTTATAGGCTGGGACTACAGGCTTCTTGCTGCTGCTTACTCT GGGATAGTTTGCTCTGGAATTGCATATTATGTGCAAGGTATTGTGATGAAGGAACAAGGTCCAGTTTTCGTGACAGCTTTCAGCCCACTGGCCATGATCATCACCGCCGCTCTAGCCGCCATCATTTTAGCTGAGCAAGTCCGCCTCGGAAG TATACTTGGAACTATTCTCATAGTCATCGGCCTCTATGCTGTTGTTTGGGGTAAAAGCAAAGATCCTACAACCTCTGCCTTATTGATCAAAGACGAGAAAGCTGTTGCTCATGAATTGCCAATCACGGACAGTAAAAGGTCATCGATCACTGTGGATAACAACACTAAGGATAGTACTACTGGAACTGCTGGGGACTTCAAGTTTCCAATCAAAGCACAAGAATCATGA